In Amycolatopsis methanolica 239, a single genomic region encodes these proteins:
- a CDS encoding dienelactone hydrolase family protein: MVSKPKELLEELSHAGPHDVLRGNLALAGLPGVVFTPRSGLGLPAVAFGHGWLQPPGRYRGLLAHLASWGIVAAAPATQLGPLPSHRLLAADLRTALDVVTRVRLGPDAISVDRDRLGLAGHSTGGGSAVLAAASGGVRGVATFAAAQTLPSASAAAVRVTAPGLHLAADGDLVAPAGGNAESIAKAWGGPVQYRKVDKSTHLALTEGSHWSQRLLHGKPNHRTQVLVRALFTAFFLTHLTGTDKYRPLLETDVKRAGIEFSRDALPVAA, from the coding sequence ATGGTCAGCAAGCCCAAGGAGCTGCTCGAAGAGCTGTCGCACGCGGGACCGCACGACGTGCTGCGGGGCAACCTCGCGCTCGCCGGATTGCCCGGTGTGGTGTTCACCCCACGAAGCGGCCTCGGGCTGCCGGCGGTGGCGTTCGGGCACGGTTGGTTGCAGCCGCCCGGTCGGTATCGCGGGCTGCTGGCGCATCTGGCGAGCTGGGGCATCGTGGCCGCCGCGCCCGCGACGCAGCTCGGTCCGCTGCCGTCGCACCGCCTGCTGGCCGCGGACCTGCGGACCGCGCTCGACGTGGTGACCCGGGTGCGGCTCGGTCCGGACGCGATCAGCGTCGACCGGGACCGGCTGGGCCTGGCCGGCCACTCGACCGGCGGCGGATCGGCGGTGCTGGCCGCGGCCTCGGGCGGGGTGCGCGGGGTGGCGACGTTCGCCGCGGCGCAGACGTTGCCGTCGGCGAGCGCGGCCGCGGTGCGGGTGACGGCGCCGGGACTGCACCTGGCCGCGGACGGCGACCTGGTCGCCCCGGCGGGCGGCAACGCCGAGTCGATAGCCAAGGCGTGGGGCGGACCGGTCCAGTACCGAAAGGTCGACAAGTCGACCCACCTGGCGCTGACCGAGGGCAGCCACTGGAGCCAGCGCCTGCTGCACGGGAAGCCGAACCACCGGACGCAGGTGCTGGTGAGGGCCCTGTTCACGGCGTTCTTCCTGACGCACCTGACGGGGACGGACAAGTACCGCCCGCTGCTGGAGACGGACGTGAAGCGCGCCGGGATCGAGTTCTCGCGGGATGCCTTGCCGGTGGCTGCGTAG
- the glmS gene encoding glutamine--fructose-6-phosphate transaminase (isomerizing), protein MCGIVGYVGHRQALDVVLGGLRRMEYRGYDSAGVAVLDGAGALTVERKAGRLANLEGALSEHGLDRFAGTAGMGHTRWATHGAPIDRNSHPHRDASQRVAVVHNGIIENFAALRAELEADGVEMTSDTDTETAAHLVARAYADGPTAGDLPASVRAVCRRLEGAFTLVVTHADQPDMIVAARRSSPLVVGVGEGEHFVASDVSAFIEHTRQAVELGQDQVVVISRDGYDISDFAGEPAQGKPFTVNWDLSAAEKGGHEYFMLKEIEEQPEALANTLRGHFDRGRIILDEQRLSDQDLREVDKVFVVACGSAYHSGLVAKYAIEHWCRLPVEVELASEFRYRDPVLDRDTLVVAVSQSGETADTLEAIRHARDQKARVLAVCNTNGAQIPRESDAVLYTHAGPEVGVAATKTFLSQIAANYLVGLALAQARGTKYPDEVAREFAELEAMPAAVQKVLSTVDQVRELSRDIADSKAVLFLGRHVGYPVALEGALKLKELAYMHAEAFAAGELKHGPIALIEEGLPVVVVMPSPKGRAVLHAKLVSNISEIQARGARTIVIAEEGDDTVRPFADELIEVPAVPTLLQPLVSTVPLQVLSAEIARSRGYDVDKPRNLAKSVTVE, encoded by the coding sequence GTGTGCGGAATCGTGGGATATGTCGGTCACCGGCAGGCGCTGGACGTCGTGCTCGGCGGGCTGCGCCGGATGGAGTACCGCGGGTATGACTCGGCCGGGGTGGCCGTGCTGGACGGCGCCGGCGCGCTGACCGTCGAACGCAAGGCGGGTCGCCTGGCCAACCTGGAGGGCGCGCTCTCCGAACACGGCCTCGACCGGTTCGCGGGCACCGCGGGCATGGGCCACACCCGCTGGGCGACCCACGGCGCGCCCATCGACCGCAACTCGCACCCGCACCGGGACGCCTCGCAGCGCGTCGCGGTCGTGCACAACGGCATCATCGAGAACTTCGCCGCCCTGCGGGCCGAGCTGGAGGCCGACGGTGTCGAGATGACCAGCGACACCGACACCGAGACCGCGGCCCACCTGGTGGCCCGCGCCTACGCCGACGGCCCCACCGCGGGTGACCTGCCGGCCAGCGTCCGGGCCGTGTGCCGCCGCCTCGAAGGCGCGTTCACCCTGGTCGTCACCCACGCCGACCAGCCGGACATGATCGTCGCCGCGCGGCGGTCGTCGCCGCTGGTCGTGGGCGTCGGCGAGGGCGAGCACTTCGTCGCCTCCGACGTGTCGGCCTTCATCGAGCACACCCGCCAGGCCGTCGAGCTGGGCCAGGACCAGGTCGTCGTCATCAGCCGCGACGGCTACGACATCTCCGACTTCGCCGGCGAGCCCGCGCAGGGCAAGCCGTTCACGGTCAACTGGGACCTCTCGGCCGCCGAGAAGGGCGGCCACGAGTACTTCATGCTCAAGGAGATCGAGGAGCAGCCGGAGGCGCTGGCGAACACGCTGCGCGGCCACTTCGACCGCGGCCGCATCATCCTCGACGAGCAGCGCCTGTCCGACCAGGACCTGCGCGAGGTGGACAAGGTGTTCGTGGTGGCCTGCGGCTCGGCCTACCACTCCGGCCTGGTCGCCAAGTACGCGATCGAGCACTGGTGCCGCCTGCCGGTCGAGGTCGAGCTGGCCAGCGAGTTCCGCTACCGCGACCCGGTGCTGGACCGGGACACCCTGGTCGTCGCCGTGTCGCAGTCCGGGGAGACCGCCGACACGCTCGAGGCGATCCGCCACGCCCGCGACCAGAAGGCCCGTGTGCTGGCCGTCTGCAACACCAACGGCGCGCAGATCCCGCGCGAGTCCGACGCCGTGCTGTACACGCACGCCGGGCCGGAGGTCGGGGTCGCGGCGACGAAGACGTTCCTGTCGCAGATCGCGGCGAACTACCTCGTCGGCCTCGCGCTGGCGCAGGCCCGCGGCACCAAGTACCCGGACGAGGTGGCGCGCGAGTTCGCCGAGCTGGAGGCCATGCCCGCCGCCGTGCAGAAGGTGCTGTCCACTGTGGACCAAGTCCGCGAGCTGAGCCGGGACATCGCCGACTCGAAGGCGGTGCTGTTCCTGGGCAGGCACGTCGGCTACCCGGTCGCTCTGGAGGGCGCGCTCAAGCTCAAGGAGCTGGCGTACATGCACGCCGAGGCGTTCGCCGCCGGTGAGCTGAAGCACGGCCCGATCGCGCTGATCGAGGAGGGCCTGCCGGTCGTCGTCGTGATGCCGTCGCCGAAGGGCCGCGCGGTGCTGCACGCCAAGCTGGTGTCGAACATCAGCGAGATCCAGGCCCGCGGCGCGCGCACGATCGTCATCGCCGAGGAGGGCGACGACACGGTCCGCCCGTTCGCCGACGAGCTGATCGAGGTTCCGGCGGTGCCGACGCTGCTCCAGCCACTGGTCTCGACCGTGCCGCTGCAGGTGCTGTCGGCCGAGATCGCTCGCTCGCGTGGTTACGACGTGGACAAGCCGCGGAACCTGGCGAAGTCCGTGACCGTGGAGTAA
- a CDS encoding NAD(P)H-hydrate dehydratase, whose amino-acid sequence MQGMWTTDRIREAEERLLAVTPEGALMHKAAFAVAVHAAEMLAEHTGQVSGRRVALLVGAGNNGGDALWAGAFLRRRGVSVTAILLKPEKAHAAGLAALRRAKGRVLSAEDGPAALQAADLVIDGIVGLSAHGGLRPDAAALVEHVHAPVLAVDLPSGVEPDTGVVPGDAVTATRTVTFGACKPVHVLNPSRCGRVELVDIGLDLDDPDLWQLDAADVGRAWPVPGPEDNKYSQGVTGVAAGSAAYPGAAVLATGSAVLATSGMVRYAGPAADVVRSRWPEVVATGSVTDAGRVQAWVVGPGIGTGREGREVLAHVLGAGVPVCADADATTLMAHRPDVLDARDPGTPLVLTPHAGEFERLMGSPPGEDRLASVREAAAKYDAVVLLKGNVTIVAAPDGRVLVNVARGSWLATAGSGDVLSGLIGSLLAGGLDPWLAAGCAAYAHSLAGELAARGVPVSASGILAAIPDAVRVLRDSAL is encoded by the coding sequence ATGCAGGGCATGTGGACGACTGACCGGATCCGCGAGGCCGAAGAGCGGCTGCTGGCCGTCACGCCCGAGGGCGCGTTGATGCACAAGGCCGCGTTCGCGGTCGCCGTGCACGCGGCCGAGATGCTGGCCGAGCACACCGGGCAGGTGTCGGGGCGCCGCGTCGCGCTGCTCGTCGGCGCGGGCAACAACGGTGGTGACGCGTTGTGGGCCGGGGCGTTCCTGCGCCGCCGAGGCGTGAGCGTCACCGCGATCCTGCTCAAGCCGGAGAAGGCGCACGCCGCCGGTCTCGCCGCGTTGCGCCGGGCGAAGGGCCGGGTGCTCTCCGCCGAGGACGGTCCGGCCGCACTCCAGGCCGCGGACCTGGTGATCGACGGGATCGTCGGCCTGTCCGCGCACGGCGGTCTGCGCCCGGACGCGGCGGCGCTGGTCGAGCACGTCCACGCGCCGGTGCTGGCGGTCGACCTGCCCAGCGGTGTCGAGCCGGACACCGGGGTAGTGCCGGGCGACGCGGTCACGGCCACGCGGACGGTCACGTTCGGCGCGTGCAAGCCGGTGCACGTGCTAAACCCGTCGCGCTGCGGGCGGGTCGAGCTGGTCGACATCGGGCTGGACCTGGACGATCCGGACCTGTGGCAGCTGGACGCCGCCGACGTCGGGCGCGCGTGGCCGGTGCCGGGGCCGGAGGACAACAAGTACAGCCAGGGCGTGACGGGCGTCGCGGCCGGATCGGCGGCCTACCCGGGCGCCGCGGTGCTCGCGACCGGCTCGGCGGTGCTGGCGACGTCTGGCATGGTGCGCTACGCCGGGCCGGCGGCCGACGTCGTGCGGTCGCGGTGGCCGGAGGTCGTGGCGACCGGTTCGGTGACCGACGCCGGCCGGGTGCAGGCGTGGGTGGTCGGGCCGGGGATCGGGACCGGCCGCGAGGGGCGCGAGGTGCTGGCCCACGTGCTCGGCGCCGGGGTCCCGGTGTGCGCGGACGCCGACGCGACCACGCTGATGGCGCACCGCCCGGACGTCCTGGACGCCCGCGACCCGGGCACGCCGCTGGTGCTGACCCCGCACGCCGGCGAGTTCGAACGCCTGATGGGCAGTCCGCCGGGTGAGGACAGGTTGGCATCGGTGCGGGAGGCCGCGGCGAAGTACGACGCCGTGGTGCTGCTCAAGGGCAACGTGACGATCGTCGCCGCCCCGGATGGGCGGGTCCTGGTCAACGTCGCGCGTGGCTCGTGGCTGGCGACGGCTGGTTCCGGGGATGTCCTGTCCGGGTTGATCGGCTCGTTGCTGGCGGGCGGGTTGGATCCGTGGCTGGCTGCTGGGTGCGCGGCGTATGCGCACTCGCTGGCGGGGGAGTTGGCGGCGCGAGGTGTGCCGGTCTCGGCGTCGGGGATTCTCGCCGCGATCCCGGATGCGGTGCGGGTACTGCGCGACAGCGCTCTCTGA
- a CDS encoding extracellular solute-binding protein, protein MTGAPPRGVARRSVLRGALAGGAALATGGLLGACGVRQDAPRIATDDRWRQFAGATINLISENTAPTAAIAANLRPFTDLTGINVNIVTLELSALVQKVALDLAGGESQYHVIYADPYQVLAPYSKGLVDLRELATQPGLPEFTGWDDFIPTQLDAAGRFGDRDKIFAVPYDCPTMIWQYRADLFDKYGARMADDLGFDPTPGLDRTWDEYLRIARWFNDNADEVAYGTGHQAKQHDSLMCDFSNVLWSYGGDYFDNGTEVGLYGTTDPGPCRLGSDQAIAAAEFYQRLLSIADPSSKTWDWNGLAPALSSGRIAMCVNWHEYAAANEKAMPGRFGYAPLPRGPVRSANHYGGCGIGINGNTQPNERMAAWLFVLWATSTQTQLANLKSEAGGGTPTRQSVYDLPEVRAAEHRPSAMPNILAAPAVVTAWQPENIGLRPKIPMWNECDTAVYTQLSKMLAGDSSPADTMRGAATKIDRITARGWAA, encoded by the coding sequence ATGACGGGAGCGCCCCCACGGGGCGTCGCGCGGCGGTCGGTGCTCAGGGGGGCACTGGCGGGCGGCGCGGCCCTCGCCACCGGCGGCCTGCTCGGCGCCTGCGGCGTCCGCCAGGACGCGCCGCGGATCGCCACCGACGACCGCTGGCGCCAGTTCGCAGGCGCCACGATCAACCTGATCTCCGAGAACACCGCCCCCACCGCGGCGATCGCGGCGAACCTCAGGCCGTTCACCGACCTGACCGGCATCAACGTCAACATCGTCACGCTGGAGCTGTCCGCACTGGTCCAGAAGGTCGCGCTCGACCTGGCCGGCGGCGAGTCGCAGTACCACGTGATCTACGCCGACCCCTACCAAGTGCTCGCGCCCTACTCGAAGGGCCTGGTCGACCTGCGTGAACTCGCCACGCAGCCGGGCCTGCCCGAGTTCACCGGCTGGGACGACTTCATCCCGACCCAGCTCGACGCGGCGGGCCGGTTCGGCGACCGGGACAAGATCTTCGCCGTCCCCTACGACTGCCCGACGATGATCTGGCAGTACCGCGCCGACCTGTTCGACAAGTACGGCGCCCGCATGGCCGACGACCTCGGCTTCGACCCGACCCCGGGCCTCGACCGCACCTGGGACGAGTACCTGCGGATCGCCCGGTGGTTCAACGACAACGCCGACGAGGTCGCCTACGGCACCGGCCACCAGGCCAAACAACACGACTCGCTGATGTGCGACTTCTCCAACGTGCTGTGGTCCTACGGCGGCGACTACTTCGACAACGGCACCGAGGTCGGCCTCTACGGCACCACCGACCCCGGCCCGTGCCGCCTCGGCAGCGACCAGGCCATCGCCGCCGCCGAGTTCTACCAGCGGCTCCTGTCGATCGCCGACCCGTCGTCGAAGACCTGGGACTGGAACGGTCTGGCCCCGGCGCTCAGCTCTGGCCGCATCGCGATGTGCGTCAACTGGCACGAATACGCCGCGGCCAACGAGAAGGCCATGCCGGGCCGGTTCGGCTACGCCCCGCTGCCGCGCGGGCCGGTCCGCTCCGCCAACCACTACGGCGGCTGCGGCATCGGCATCAATGGCAACACCCAGCCCAACGAGCGCATGGCCGCGTGGCTGTTCGTGCTCTGGGCGACCTCGACGCAGACGCAGCTGGCCAACCTCAAGAGCGAGGCGGGCGGCGGCACCCCGACCCGGCAGTCCGTCTACGACCTGCCCGAGGTCCGCGCCGCCGAGCACCGGCCCTCCGCGATGCCGAACATCCTCGCCGCGCCCGCCGTGGTGACCGCGTGGCAGCCGGAGAACATCGGTCTGCGGCCGAAGATCCCGATGTGGAACGAGTGCGACACCGCGGTCTACACGCAACTGTCCAAAATGCTCGCCGGTGACTCCTCGCCCGCGGACACCATGCGCGGCGCGGCCACGAAGATCGACCGGATCACGGCACGGGGGTGGGCGGCATGA
- a CDS encoding carbohydrate ABC transporter permease — MTTTLDAPAEAPVRNTKPRKRIGFHGLMMTPGTALLALLSVIPLVTITAMSFSRVRLLGGVVFDNVGLTYWARLFGDLDLWVQWLRTIAFFVLTVGLEMLLGLGFALCLWKLVRARNLLLTLFLLPMFVAPVIVGLLGRFLTDSTFGLYTWLLGLVGYHGDILGGGTSAFLAVVAMDVWEWTPLITLVVLAGLTAVPQSIREAAALDGANGWQTFRHVLLPSISGVLLVALLIRSMDAIRYFDIISVTTNGGPADATKTVPIRLYETAFRFFDLGYAAVIGLVMLVVTILIARAFVRVLDRKGLTR; from the coding sequence ATGACCACGACGCTCGACGCGCCCGCCGAGGCGCCGGTCCGGAACACCAAGCCGCGCAAGCGGATCGGCTTCCACGGCCTGATGATGACGCCGGGCACGGCCCTGCTCGCGCTGCTGTCGGTCATCCCGCTGGTCACGATCACCGCGATGAGCTTCTCGCGCGTGCGCCTGCTCGGCGGGGTCGTGTTCGACAACGTCGGGCTGACCTACTGGGCGCGGCTGTTCGGCGATCTCGACCTGTGGGTGCAGTGGCTGCGCACCATCGCCTTCTTCGTGCTGACCGTCGGCCTGGAAATGCTGCTGGGCCTGGGATTCGCGCTGTGCCTGTGGAAGCTGGTGCGCGCCCGCAACCTGCTGCTGACGCTGTTCCTGCTGCCGATGTTCGTCGCGCCGGTGATCGTCGGCCTGCTCGGCCGGTTCCTCACCGACTCGACGTTCGGCCTCTACACGTGGCTGCTCGGCCTGGTCGGCTACCACGGCGACATCCTCGGCGGCGGCACGTCCGCGTTCCTGGCGGTGGTCGCGATGGACGTCTGGGAGTGGACGCCGCTGATCACGCTGGTGGTGCTCGCCGGGCTGACCGCGGTGCCGCAGAGCATCCGCGAGGCCGCCGCGCTGGACGGCGCGAACGGCTGGCAGACCTTCCGCCACGTCCTGCTGCCCTCGATCTCCGGGGTGCTGCTGGTGGCGCTGCTGATCCGCTCGATGGACGCGATCCGCTACTTCGACATCATCAGCGTCACCACCAACGGCGGCCCCGCGGACGCGACCAAGACGGTGCCGATCCGGCTGTACGAAACGGCTTTCCGCTTCTTCGACCTCGGCTACGCCGCCGTGATCGGGCTCGTCATGCTCGTCGTGACGATCCTCATCGCCCGGGCGTTCGTCCGGGTACTGGACAGGAAGGGGCTGACCCGATGA